DNA from Lentilitoribacter sp. Alg239-R112:
TGGCAGAAATTGTGGGTGATGATGCGCGCTTCGTGCACCAAGGCATGACATCATCTGATGTTTTGGATACGTGCTTTAATGTTCAGCTTGTCAAAGCCACTGATCTTCTTCTTGCTGATATGGATCGCTTGCTTGCAGCGCTGAAAAAACGCGCGTTTGAACATAAAGACACAATCACCATTGGCCGTAGTCATGGTATTCATGCTGAGCCTACTACATTTGGCGTCAAGCTTGCTCAAGCCTATGCTGAATTTGAGCGCAACAAGAAACGCCTTGAAGCTGCGCGTGAAGATATCGCCACTTGTGCAATTTCCGGTGCAGTTGGGACATTTGCAAATATTGACCCAAGTGTTGAAGAACATGTCGCCAAGTCTCTGGGACTTGCCTCTGAACCGGTTTCAACACAAGTTATCCCGCGTGATCGTCATGCCATGTATTTTGCGACACTGGGTGTGATCGCGTCATCTATTGAACGCCTTTCGACCGAAATTCGCCATTTGCAACGCACTGAAGTTCTGGAAGCAGAAGAGTTTTTCTCACCGGGTCAAAAAGGCTCGTCAGCGATGCCGCATAAACGCAACCCGGTTTTGACCGAAAACCTGACGGGTCTTGCACGTATGGTTCGTTCCTACGCCCAGCCCGCGATGGAAAATGTTGCCCTATGGCATGAGCGCGATATTTCCCACTCGTCTGTCGAGCGCATGATTGGCCCTGATGCCACCGTTACGCTCGATTTTGCGCTAAACCGCCTTGCTGGTGTTATGGAAAAACTACTTGTCTACCCTGACAATATGGTGGCTAACATGAACAAATTCCGCGGTCTTGTGCATTCGCAGCGCGTTCTTTTGGCTTTGACACAGGCCGGTCAATCTCGCGAAGATTCTTATCGCCTTGTTCAACGCAACGCGATGAAGGTTTGGGAAGAAGGAAAAGACTTCCTCACAGAGTTGCTGGCCGATGAAGAAGTAACAGCTGCACTGGATGAAGAAACAATTCGCGAGAAATTTGACCTTGGTTATCATACCAAGCATGTTGATACGATCTTCACTCGTGTATTCGGCGAAAGCTAAAAGTTAGAGCCCTGCGTCTAGAAGTCGCTTCATTCTTTGGAGCGTCTTCCCGCAAAGTTTTTCGCACGGAATGCCGTCTCTATCTCTATCGCGTGCAACATCGCCACATTGTTTGAGATGAAAATAGGCCTCTGTGCAACTTTGCATTCTGCCACATGTTTTTCGTTGTCCGCAGGAATACTCTTGCGCAAATCCTAGTGATGAGGATAGAAGAACAATAACGGTGACGATTACTTTATTCACCTTCAAAGTGTAATAAATTTTTAAATTCGCGCAAGAGTATATTTAATGAAAGCAGCTGAGGCAGATATCTTAATTGTACCGGGGTATAAAAACTCTGGCCCCGACCATTGGCAAAGTCGGTGGGAAGAACGCATTAAAACTGCGCGGCGCGTAGAACAGGATGAATGGTCAAAGCCCGTTGTTGAAGACTGGACGGCTCGTATGGCCGAAGAGGTTAATAAATCCACCCGCCCCGTCGTCATTGTTGCTCACTCTTTAGGTGTAGCAGTTGCTATCCAAGCCATACCACAATTTGAAAAGCAGGTTGTT
Protein-coding regions in this window:
- the purB gene encoding adenylosuccinate lyase, coding for MIERYSRKEMTDIWSPQSKFRIWFEIEAHACDALADLGVIPKSAAETIWAKAGEVEFDVARIDEIEAVTKHDVIAFLTHLAEIVGDDARFVHQGMTSSDVLDTCFNVQLVKATDLLLADMDRLLAALKKRAFEHKDTITIGRSHGIHAEPTTFGVKLAQAYAEFERNKKRLEAAREDIATCAISGAVGTFANIDPSVEEHVAKSLGLASEPVSTQVIPRDRHAMYFATLGVIASSIERLSTEIRHLQRTEVLEAEEFFSPGQKGSSAMPHKRNPVLTENLTGLARMVRSYAQPAMENVALWHERDISHSSVERMIGPDATVTLDFALNRLAGVMEKLLVYPDNMVANMNKFRGLVHSQRVLLALTQAGQSREDSYRLVQRNAMKVWEEGKDFLTELLADEEVTAALDEETIREKFDLGYHTKHVDTIFTRVFGES